Part of the Oncorhynchus mykiss isolate Arlee chromosome 12, USDA_OmykA_1.1, whole genome shotgun sequence genome, TGAGCACAGCTGTGTacgtcatccatttcgtatgtTACGTTACGAATGTGTATGTGCTTAAGATCCCGTTCAAGCTCTTTTAATGCATGATGCTTACTAACTTGTTTCTCTTGCTGTGTCATTCTGTTTCCCTGAAGCCCTCCATAGTAGTTAGACTCGTTCCAATAGATCCTAGTGGAGTCCATAACCTCATGGTAGATTTAGGAAATGTCAGTTTAGATGGCATATTATGCCTTACCTCATTCTCAGGTCCTGTAGCCTAATAATTGACCACTCCCACTGTTTGGGTCTACAGTCGTAGCCCAAGGTTTTgagaataaaacaaatattaattttcacaaagtctgctgcctcagtgtctttggatatgtttgtcagatgttacatttcctaagtgtcaaaggcatttattgacaattacatgaagttgtcattctttttcaagacctctgcaatccttcctggcatgctgtcaattaacttctgggccacatcctgactgatggcagcccattcttgcataatcaatgcttggagtttgtcagaatttgtggggttttgtttgtctacccgcctcttgaggattgatcacaagttctcaatgggattaaggtctggggagtttcctggccatggacccaaaatatcgatgttttgttccccgagccacttagttatcacttttgccttatggcaaggtgctccatcatgctggaaaaggcattgttcgtcaccaaactgttccttgatggttgggagaagttgctctcggaggatgtgttggtaccattctttattcatggctgtgttcttaggcaaaattgtgagtgagcccactcccttggctgagaagcaaccccacacatgaatggtctcaggatgctttactgttgtcatgacacaggactgatggtagcgctcaccttgtcttctccggacaagcttttttacagatgccccaaacaatcggaaaggggattcatcagagaaaataactttaccccagtcctcagcactccaatccctgtacattttgcagagtatcagtctgtccctgatgcttttcctggagagaagtggcttctttgctgcccttcttgacaccaggccatcctccaatagttttcgcctcactgtgcgtgcagatgcactcacacctgcctgctgccactcctgagcaagctctgtactggtggtgccccgatcccgcagctgaatcaactttaggagacggtcctgacatttgctggactttcttgggcgccctgaagccgccttcacaacaattgaaccgctctccttgaagttcttgatgatccgataaatggttgatttaggtgcaatcttactggcagcaatatcggCAATAtcgcctgtgaagccctttttgtgcaaaacaatgatgacggcacgtgtttccttgcaggtaaccatggttgacagaggaagaacaatgattccaagcaccaccctccttttgaagcttccattctgttattcaaactcaatcagcagagtgatctccagccttgtcctcgtcaacactcacacctgtgttaacgagagaatcactgacatgatgtctgctggtccttttgtggcaggactgaaatgcagtggaaatgttttttggggattcagttaatttgcatggcaaagagggactttgcaattcatctgatcactcttcataacattctggaggaTATGcaaaattgccatcatacaagctgaggcagcagactttgtgaaaatgtatatttgtgtcattctcaaacttttggccacgactgtatgtttCCACTGTTTAGGTGAGGTTTTCACTGTTTGGGTGGTGATTGGCTGAGGCTGCTCTATGTGGTCTCACAGGTATAGTACAACATGACTacaatagttctatagtaataaatGGGACACCATTCACCTTGCCCGGAAATCCTTTTAATGTATGTCTATAGACTGCATATTGCAAGAGTAGAGATTTGACTGCACTTCTACTGCTGTAGCTAGCTATACTGTCAGTGCTACTGGGGCAATTTTAGTTTGGAGGAAGGCTGTTGCTAACCTACAATCTTTGGTTCAGGACTTCAGGATGCCATGTGGGGATGAGAGAGATGGTTGTTTGCTGTGCTCCTGCATGGCAtgatactggatggactggtgtGGAACTAAAGTCACTTGATGGATTACTTTTGTGTACATTGTCCATTGAGTTGTTTTTTTAGTCCAAGACAAGTGTGTGAAGGAAACTTTCCAGTAAAACTTTCCAGGAAACTTTCCAGTAGTTACTGTTTCCCTATCATTATTAGATTATGGAAGACAGGAGTACAGGCCTTGGTAAGGTATGGAATTATCTGGTTATGTCTGCTGGGGGGAGGACCGGCTCGTGGTAATGACAggggcagaatcagtggaatggtgtcacatcaaacacatggtttcaatgtgtatgatgccattccatttgctctgttccggccatttattatgagccgtcctcccctcagcagcctccactgtcgATTCAGAAATCACAGGCTTGAGTAGGAAAAGACACCATGGAGAATCTAGTCACTGTTTCATGTAGTAGTGTATTTTCACCACAGGGGGGCAGTGTTTCACTGAATGCTCCTGGGCCCTGATAGGGACGTGACGTGACTAAATGTATTCTGTTATTGTATTTTGGGATTATTAATCAATTCTCGAATCTCTTACACTTATTAAAGTCAGGATTTAGGTTTACTGTGTACATCATTATGATGGACAATGTGGTAAGGAGATCAACTCTTGAGCTTTTCATGAAgaagcacacgcacacatgcaactGCAATACTTTTATGAGCAAACAAAGGAAAAACAATTCTAAGGAACAGCAATAATATTAACAAtgctaaatatatattttgtacaaAAACATTACATAATGGCAGAATGGAATCGGAGAGAGCGAATGCCCCTGAGCAATACTAATTCCTTGTACAGAGGCAAACAAATTAAACCATTCAGCAACAGACTCTAGTTGAGAAGAGTGGAGTGGATAGGAGCATGTCCTAGTGTGGACAGGGGCATGTCCTAGTGTGGACAGGGGCATGTCCTAGTGTGGTCACCGTAAGATAATCAACCATCATCATCCATAGCAGCCAGCAACTTCTATCTACTGAGAATAATAGGAGTAATGGACACATGGTGAATGGAGGCTATAGAGTTGCCCTTTTATATCACAATAACCATGTTGGCTAGCTATTTGCAACGGTTCTACAACAGCCTGAAACTTTGTATAGCTAATAACATATCAATTTACATCAGTACTTATAGGATGTGTAGTCGTGGTCCCCATTCTGTAAGGTCTACAGACAATGTAGCCAAGCCAGGGTGCCATGGTTGGATGAAAATGTGCTGCTATCCTAACATATTACCCACTGCAGGTTGTAAACGAACAACAGCATGTAATATTATAATCTCAAATGAAGTCTAATAAGCATGAGAAatgtaaaagaaaaaaaaaaggccatggtcaGATGTTTTATTGGTCAAAAAAGCTCTGAAAAGGTTTTTCACGAAGCAAAGATACAGCCGGCCACTCATAATGGAGGTTGAAGCCAGATTATGGAGCCTGAGCTCTCCTTCACACGTAACAGtattgggaaccactgctctgtCAATTGCAAATCAAATGTGATGGTATTCAAAATGTAAAGACACATCCAATATAAACTATTGTATCataggaggctgctgagaggagaacggctcataatcaTGGTTGGAGCAGAACAAATGGAATGGCGTCAATGGCACCTGGAGACAATGGCACCTGGAGACAATGGCACTTTGGGTCAGGTGAACCTTTATGTAAGAGGAGAAGGCTTTGTACTGACTGTTCTAGCTAgatctacagtatagtacacaCTACCATATAGGCATAGATCCATCCACAGGTTATACCTCTGAGATTTAGGGAGTGATGATGACGGGGAGTAGAATGAACACTGTTGCAACCCCGTAGGGGTACAATGTTTTCTAGCCCTTCTCAAATTCACATCGCTCAGACTGGAGGCCTCAGCGTGACCTCTGACCTCCCAAAGCGAGGGCACACTGGGAACGGaggtcaattcaacgtctattccacgttgaaatgacgtggaaacaatgttgattgaactagtgtgtgcccagtggtaATGCTCCATATGCCAGTGTGCCAGAGCTGACCTGTCAGGCAGTGTGGGATAGGTTGGTGATTGTCCTGCCCTGGGCCTGCATGGGTGGCCTGGGATGAGTAGACTTGACCTCTCAGAAATAGTAGGGGtatgtgggtgattgtcctgccCTAGGCCTGGGTAGCCTGTGATGAGCTCAGCATCTCAAACACAACATGACTCGGCAAGCCTGAAGACCAGCTATAAAATGTGGGTCAGATGCAGGTCAAACAGCTGCCAAACTAAAGGTAACTATTTCAAATAATGAATCCACGATGCGGTAGAGATTTATCGGTGTTTGTAGCATGACCTGCAGTGTTTCTGACGACTGCCATTTTGAATTGTAACTGATCAGACTGTGGATTTGTTCTTTGGGCTTTGAAGAAATGATGCTTGATGGAGAAACAGATTAGCGCTGCTTAATTTACAGCAAAGAAGACCACTACAGTATTCAATACCTGCTGAAGCAAAGACTGGTCTTTCCTGGACATTATTCTGTAACTGCAACATAACAGCAATAGCAACAATTTATGAATGAGGTGAAACGTGACAAGGGATGGTTTCAAATAGGACTGGACAATAGGATTGAAAAAATGCATTGTCTTTGCTATCTAAACTATCAAACAGTTCTATTCAGCTTGGACGAAAAATGAATTAAATGATTCTCAACCACGACATGACAATGTTGACTTGACAATTACAGCACACATTGGAGTCTATACAGTCTAGCAGCAGTTTGGTTAGTGATTAGCCTTGGTCGATGCCATGCTAATACCGTCAACATAACAAAATGTCAGCATTCATCTCTGTAGTAGGACTCTGCACCCTTACTGGTCATGTGATCTGACCAAGAAACACTGGGCTAGAATTATAATTTGGGCCCTGAGTTTTTCCTGGTGAGGTCACCTGGTACCCATATTGGGTACAATATCTACTCATTCTACACTTCTACTAATCATGGCCTTGGACTAAATGCTGTATCAAATAAAACActgtgtacagtacacacacacacacacacacacacacacacacacacacacacacacacacgtgtacactcactctctcacacacacagagagagagaaactgttcAATTACATAGTAAGGGTGCATTCATAGTTATCGGGGCACTTCATACAGTCATCATTAGGTCATGTGATTCcaactctgtaactctgttcAGCTGTGCGCTGTAGGTCCATGACTCACTGATGAATATTTGTCCACAGCAAATATGTCTTTCTGAGGTTAAAAAAACCCACTAAGGTCAACCATAATGTTAAACCGACTTTACGGAGTCCATATTTGGACAGTATAAGTCTCAGCAGTACTTGTGCCAGCAAATTAACCATGAGGGATATCATGTGTTTTTATGTCATTTCAAAGTAgtcccagtatctctactgttcctcctctctctgtagtaaGTCATTCGATAAGTCATTAGTGATCCAGAGGTGATGCGGCCTGCTGCTCACTGTTGTGTTAAGTAATACAGTATCTAAGAATAGAGGCATGTTACTAATTCCACATTCTGCCCACCATTTTGGACACAATCTTTGTAAACAGACAATATGCACACAGTGAGTCTGCTATAGTCCTAGTCTCACTTTGGCATACTTCCTACGTCCTAGTCTGCTATTTATCTTGGCTACAGGACAATGTGACAAAGACTGATTGAGGTGGTGGTTCACCCTGCTAGTGTAAACATCTGTGCAGGGAATCCTTGTTCTCCATGGTTAAGTCTCGTCTGCTGTCAATCAGTAACCGTAGGTAACAGTCTGGGACATGTCAAAGTGCTCTGCAGTGGAAAACGCATCTTTCTTCTTAGACCATTTCAGGTAGCACTTCCCGGTTTCAGTCCCTTTTCTTCCGTTTGgggcctaatgaacacaaccctgttctGGTCCTCACATGATCCTGTCACTGTCCACCAGCGTCAATACACTCAGTACACATCTTCAGCTTTCCACCCAAACACCGGAGAGCAGTCACAACTACAGTTTGTATTCTCTCCTTTATGAAGATATCACAATGTATGGGTTTTTACGACCAGGAAAACCCAATGTCATGTCATTGTATGTCTTTTGAGAAAGTAAAGAGAGAGTTGGTAAACAGAGATATGAGACATAAAGAACATGATAACAGCCGTTGAGGAGCAGACACCATGAGGGCTTAGTTCCTTTGGCATTTTTTTCATCTCGTCCACAGGGAGAAGAAAATGCTTACAAAATATCACACCATGAGATCAACTACAATCACTCTCCCTATGTGAGCTGTTCATAGGGCATGATAACAGGTCAGGATGACCGATTCCACCTGCAGAAacacctgtgtgtttgtttctctctctgtgtgtgtgtgtgtgtgcgcgttttgttagtttatttgtttgtgtgtgatgaGCTTGTGAGAGTTGATGTGAAATCAAAGATGTCTGTATAGATCACACATAAGGGATGCATTAAAATTAACAAGCATCAAATGCTGGTCTGCAGGTCTCCATTGAGCAGCGTGCTTTGAGTCTCCGTGGGGTCATTCATCATGCGCGACTTGTCCTGCTTGCTGTCGCTGCGCTCAATCACATCCAGCCCGCCCACCTTCTTCCGACACAGAACGTTCTGGAAGCTCTTCTTGAAGTTCTCCGACAGGAACGCGTAAAGGATGGGGTTGGCACACGAGTTAGCGTAACCCAGGACCACCACGAAGGCAAAGGTGCTTCTCAGGAAGGGCGTGGTGGAGATGGTTCCTGTCACCGACGTCACATTGAAGACATAGAAGGGCAGCCAGCAGAAGACGAACACGGCAACCACGATGGACACCATACGGGTCACCTTCCTCTCCGAGCGCTTCCTCTTAGTGGACCCAACACGGATCCCTGACGACTTCACCTAAAAAAATTATAGATTTTATTTGTATAgccatctttaaaaaaaacattaatatTAGAAGACCTGACACAGATCCCTGAGGACTTCACTTTAATAGTAGTATTAATTATAGATTTTATCTGTATAGCCCACTTTAAAATATAGGTAaatatacattatacaatatACATTTCAAGGCACTTCACCGCACAGGCAAAAACAAAAGAAGAAGAGGATAGATTAAAGTAGACATACTGTGCTACCATTACAACAAACGATAGGTCACAACAATTTAGTCAGGATGAAATGAAAATAGAAGTATAGAAAGACGGCAGTAGTCATGGCAGTAGTCAGTCTCATCTATGTAGGTCCGCCTTGGTCTCAGGAGGTGACACTGAttatgtcctaatatggacaccgtagtGGTGGCAGAACAATGTAAAACAAGTACGACCTTAATGATGATGGTGAGGTAACACAGGCAGGTGACCATGAGACTGACCTTGATGATGATTAGAAGGTAACACAGGCAGGTGACCATGAGActgaccttgatgatgatgagaaggtaacacaggcagatgaccatgagactgaccttgatgatgatgatgagaaggtaacacaggcagatgaccatgagactgaccttgatgatgatgagaaggtaacacaggcagatgaccatgagactgaccttgatgatgatgagaagGTAACAGGCAGATGACCATGAGActgaccttgatgatgatgagaaggtaacacaggcagatgaccatgagactgaccttgatgatgatgagaaggtaacacaggcagatgaccatgagactgaccttgatgatgatgagaaggtaacacaggcagatgaccatgagactgaccttgatgatgatgagaaggtaacacaggcagatgaccatgagactgaccttgatgatgatgagaaggtaacacaggcagatgaccatgagactgaccttgatgatgatgagaagGTAACACAGGCAGATGACCATTAGCGGGAGGAAGAAACCCAGGACGAAGGTGTAGAACATGAAGGCGGTGTAGTAGGCCTCCTCAGGCTCCGGCCACACGATGGTACAGAAGCAACTGTTGTGCTTGGTGATTAAACCGCTGTAGATTATGATAGGCAGGTTGACCAGGAGTGACACCCCCCACACCGCCAGGTTGATGGTCTTGGCCATACGTGGCTTGCGCCACTTGGTGGACCGGATGGGGTGCACAACGGCCAGGTAGCGGTCGATGCTCATGACCATAAGGCAGAAGATGGAGGTGAACTGGTTGAGTGAGTCCACAGTCATGACCACGCGGCACAGCACCGCACCGAACGGCCAGTGGACCAGCGCCAGCTGAATGGCGATGAACGGTAACCCCAACATGAACAGAACATCTGCGACTGCCAAATTCATGATGTAAATATTTGTGACCGTCTTCATCTTGGCGTAGCGCAGGATGACGTAGATCACAAGGGCGTTGCCACAGAGACCGATACCACACACCAGGAAGTAGAGGAAGGTGATGACCATGGTGCTGGTCTGGTTGAACGTGTTGTCGCCCGCATAGGTAACATTGGGTTCCGTTGACTCGTTGCCCAGAATAAAGCTGTCGTACATCAGGGGTTCTTCGGTTAGGTTGGGGAGCGAGGAGGGGAACACCCAGGAGTCCATGGTGGCACTGGTTCCTCAATGTCTCTCAGATATCCAAGGAACTCGGACTATGACATCCCACCTGCATGGATGGAAGAAAATAACAGAATCAATGTGgcctctcgcactctctctgtctctgtctctcagtctctttctctagGGAACAAACATTTTTTAAAGGCCTCACAAAATATAGCAGCACACAGTTACGAAATATAAATGTACGTTTActctctgttcccctcccccCTCAGATTTTCATTAGAAACAATCTTACTTTCTTTTGTCCCTAATGAACCTCAAAGAACATTGCAGTTCTTGTTTTTCTAAGTTGAGGTTACTTGGGGTAAATTGTTTTGGTTTTCCAAGTCCCTCTGTTTAGCACCCTTTTTGTCCAAGCTCGGCTTAAACACGTTTGATAAT contains:
- the LOC100499615 gene encoding somatostatin receptor subtype 2 isoform X1, whose product is MDSWVFPSSLPNLTEEPLMYDSFILGNESTEPNVTYAGDNTFNQTSTMVITFLYFLVCGIGLCGNALVIYVILRYAKMKTVTNIYIMNLAVADVLFMLGLPFIAIQLALVHWPFGAVLCRVVMTVDSLNQFTSIFCLMVMSIDRYLAVVHPIRSTKWRKPRMAKTINLAVWGVSLLVNLPIIIYSGLITKHNSCFCTIVWPEPEEAYYTAFMFYTFVLGFFLPLMVICLCYLLIIIKVKSSGIRVGSTKRKRSERKVTRMVSIVVAVFVFCWLPFYVFNVTSVTGTISTTPFLRSTFAFVVVLGYANSCANPILYAFLSENFKKSFQNVLCRKKVGGLDVIERSDSKQDKSRMMNDPTETQSTLLNGDLQTSI
- the LOC100499615 gene encoding somatostatin receptor subtype 2 (The RefSeq protein has 3 substitutions, 1 non-frameshifting indel compared to this genomic sequence) — translated: MDSWVFPSSLPNLTEEPLMYDSFILGNESTEPNGTYTGDNTFNQTSTMVITFLYFLVCGIGLCGNALVIYVILRYAKMKTVTNIYIMNLAVADVLFMLGLPFIAIQLALVHWPFGAVLCRVVMTVDSLNQFTSIFCLMVMSIDRYLAVVHPIRSTKWRQRMAKTINLAVWGVSLLVNLPIIIYSGLITKHNSCFCTIVWPEPEEAYYTAFMFYTFVLGFFLPLMVICLCYLLIIIKVKSSGIRVGSTKRKRSERKVTRMVSIVVAVFVFCWLPFYVFNVTSVTGTISTTPFLRSTFAFVVVLGYANSCANPILYAFLSENFKKSFQNVLCRKKVGGLDVIERSDSKQDKSRMMNDPTETQSTLLNGDLQTSI